A genomic segment from Halomonas sp. TA22 encodes:
- a CDS encoding putative urea ABC transporter substrate-binding protein, protein MPRTLPNRSILAATLSTTLLATALSAPMTQAQERDQFSVCWSIYAGWMPWAYADIEGIVDKWADEYGISIDVIQVNDYVESINQFTSGNVDGCAMTNMDALTIPAASGVDSTALIINDYSDGNDGIVLKNSDDLADIEGRRVNLVQFSVSHYFLARALESVGLTERDIETVNTSDADIVGLFSSASTEAVAAWNPQLSAIADMPDSNVVYTSAEIPGEILDMMVVNTDTLAANPDFGHALVGAWYEVMALVEARDEQALSIMADAAGTDLEGYLAQLDATYLYTDPTEAIALMEGDELLETMQRVAEFSFEHGLLGDMAPDPGVVGVETPSGVYGDESNIMLRFDPSYTQAYIDSRQ, encoded by the coding sequence ATGCCCCGCACTCTGCCCAATCGCTCTATCCTTGCAGCGACGCTATCCACCACTCTACTCGCCACGGCCCTAAGTGCACCGATGACTCAGGCCCAGGAGCGCGATCAGTTCAGCGTCTGCTGGTCGATCTATGCCGGATGGATGCCCTGGGCCTATGCAGACATAGAAGGCATCGTCGACAAGTGGGCCGACGAATATGGCATCAGCATTGATGTCATCCAGGTCAACGACTATGTGGAATCGATCAACCAGTTCACTTCCGGTAATGTCGATGGCTGCGCCATGACCAACATGGATGCCCTGACCATTCCCGCAGCCAGCGGCGTCGACTCCACTGCCTTGATCATCAACGACTACTCCGATGGCAACGACGGTATCGTGCTCAAGAACAGCGACGATCTGGCCGACATCGAGGGGCGTCGGGTCAACTTGGTACAATTCAGCGTCTCGCACTACTTCCTGGCTCGGGCCCTGGAGAGCGTCGGCCTGACCGAGCGTGATATCGAAACGGTCAATACCTCGGACGCCGACATCGTCGGGCTATTCAGCAGCGCCAGCACCGAAGCTGTGGCGGCCTGGAATCCCCAGCTCAGTGCCATTGCCGACATGCCGGACAGCAATGTCGTCTATACCTCCGCCGAGATTCCCGGCGAGATTCTCGACATGATGGTAGTCAACACCGACACCCTGGCCGCCAATCCTGACTTCGGCCATGCCCTGGTCGGCGCCTGGTACGAAGTCATGGCGCTGGTCGAGGCTAGGGATGAACAGGCCCTCTCGATCATGGCCGATGCGGCCGGCACCGATCTCGAGGGGTATCTTGCCCAGCTCGATGCCACCTACCTCTATACCGATCCCACCGAAGCCATAGCACTAATGGAGGGTGATGAGCTGCTCGAGACTATGCAGCGCGTCGCCGAATTCAGTTTCGAGCATGGCTTACTCGGCGACATGGCGCCCGATCCTGGCGTGGTCGGCGTCGAGACGCCCAGCGGCGTTTACGGCGATGAAAGCAATATCATGCTGCGCTTCGATCCCAGCTATACCCAAGCCTATATCGACTCCCGCCAGTAA
- a CDS encoding ABC transporter permease has product MKRLINLTPSYGGRWLLGLAPFVLLAMVYLSLSNARLAENPGDRLLPAPTTMAQTFYNLATAENVRTGQITLWADTLASLERLLLGVAISALIGLVVGIVSGGLPLIRAKLSPLVTVASLIPPMAILPILFIAFGTGEMAKIGLIVIGVAPFLIRDLQGHALRLPDEQLIKAQTLGASSWQVLIRVLLPQLTPRLLNATRLALGSAWLFLIAAEAIASQEGLGYRIFLVRRYLSMDVILPYVAWITLLAFLLDQALAWTSRLAFPWYHAGEGDQK; this is encoded by the coding sequence ATGAAACGCCTGATCAATCTTACGCCCTCCTACGGCGGTCGCTGGTTACTTGGCCTGGCACCCTTTGTGCTGCTGGCGATGGTGTATCTCAGCCTGTCCAATGCCCGACTCGCCGAGAACCCAGGCGATCGACTGCTTCCTGCGCCCACCACCATGGCCCAGACCTTCTACAACCTGGCCACGGCGGAAAACGTGCGTACCGGTCAGATCACTCTCTGGGCCGATACCCTGGCCAGCCTCGAACGGCTATTGCTCGGGGTGGCGATCAGTGCGCTGATCGGCCTGGTTGTAGGCATCGTCAGTGGCGGCCTGCCATTAATCCGCGCCAAGCTCTCCCCCCTGGTCACAGTGGCCTCACTGATCCCGCCGATGGCAATTCTGCCGATACTATTCATCGCTTTCGGCACCGGCGAGATGGCCAAGATCGGACTGATCGTGATCGGGGTGGCGCCTTTCCTGATTCGAGACCTGCAGGGACATGCGCTGCGCCTGCCCGACGAGCAACTAATCAAGGCCCAGACGCTGGGCGCCAGCTCGTGGCAGGTGCTGATCCGCGTACTGCTGCCACAATTGACGCCTCGCCTGCTCAACGCCACTCGCCTGGCGCTGGGCAGCGCCTGGCTGTTCCTGATCGCTGCAGAAGCCATCGCCTCCCAGGAGGGGCTTGGCTATCGCATCTTCCTGGTACGCCGCTACCTGTCGATGGACGTGATCCTACCCTATGTCGCCTGGATCACCCTGCTCGCGTTCCTGCTCGACCAGGCGCTTGCCTGGACCTCGCGCCTGGCATTCCCCTGGTATCACGCCGGTGAGGGGGATCAAAAATGA
- a CDS encoding ABC transporter ATP-binding protein: MSLLEAKRLEKRYGNHIVLEGLNFHVEAGEFVTLVGASGCGKTTFLKMLLGTERISRGSLTLDGRPIPDEPGPDRGVVFQKYSVFPHLTVLGNVMIAEELRQSKLLGKCVGAARRRARDKAMERIREVGLDHALDKYPHELSGGMQQRLAIAQALMMRPRILLLDEPFGALDPGIRQDMHSLITRLWEEQQLTIFMITHDLKEAFTLGTRLWVFDKTRHDPQAPEAFGSTITYDLPIDQRQLPEDLPAQLAERGIKTLSQETLL, encoded by the coding sequence ATGAGTCTGCTCGAAGCGAAGCGCCTGGAGAAGCGCTACGGCAATCATATCGTGCTCGAAGGGCTCAATTTTCACGTCGAAGCCGGCGAGTTCGTCACCTTGGTGGGTGCCTCGGGTTGCGGCAAAACCACCTTCCTGAAGATGCTGCTGGGTACCGAGCGTATCTCGCGCGGCTCGCTGACCCTTGACGGCCGGCCGATTCCCGACGAGCCGGGCCCTGATCGTGGCGTGGTGTTCCAGAAGTACTCGGTGTTCCCGCATCTCACCGTACTCGGCAACGTGATGATCGCCGAGGAACTACGTCAATCGAAGCTGCTCGGGAAGTGTGTTGGAGCCGCACGCCGCCGCGCCCGAGACAAGGCCATGGAGCGAATCCGGGAAGTCGGGCTCGACCATGCGTTGGACAAGTATCCGCATGAGCTTTCCGGCGGCATGCAGCAGCGTCTGGCGATCGCCCAGGCACTGATGATGCGCCCCCGTATCCTACTGCTCGACGAGCCTTTCGGTGCTCTCGATCCGGGTATCCGCCAGGACATGCACAGCCTGATCACCCGCCTGTGGGAGGAGCAGCAATTGACCATCTTCATGATCACCCATGACCTCAAGGAGGCCTTCACGCTAGGCACACGGCTGTGGGTGTTCGACAAGACACGCCACGATCCCCAGGCTCCCGAGGCCTTTGGCTCCACCATCACCTACGACCTGCCGATCGACCAGCGCCAGCTACCGGAAGACCTTCCGGCGCAGCTTGCCGAGCGCGGCATCAAGACGCTGTCACAGGAGACGCTGCTATGA
- a CDS encoding urea amidolyase associated protein UAAP1, giving the protein MSTPSDVHYITHLPGGHHWSLRLRRGTTLTLTAHEADTNVGLLCYNPENLLERLNLPDTLKCQHTFKLTRGHCLYSDMGRIFASIVEDDLGWHDSVSGNLMPRHLVAKGWQSVSYQQGHNEWTRTGHDAFLVELAKYGLSRRDLAANLNLFSRVESDDGGRLRYVPGHCQPGASVTLRFEMDTLVLLHTCPHPLDPSLEYPRRGVEIALGTAQPPTEEDICYRSRPENARGFENNRLYHLGL; this is encoded by the coding sequence ATGAGCACGCCATCGGATGTGCACTACATCACCCATCTGCCGGGCGGTCATCACTGGTCGCTTCGGCTACGTCGCGGCACCACGTTGACCTTGACCGCCCATGAGGCGGACACCAATGTCGGACTGCTCTGCTATAACCCCGAAAATCTGCTTGAGCGTTTGAACCTGCCCGATACGCTGAAATGCCAGCACACTTTCAAGCTGACCCGGGGCCACTGCCTCTATTCCGACATGGGGCGTATCTTCGCCTCGATCGTCGAGGATGACCTAGGCTGGCACGACAGCGTCAGTGGCAACTTGATGCCTCGCCACCTGGTCGCCAAGGGCTGGCAGTCGGTCAGCTACCAGCAGGGCCACAACGAGTGGACACGTACCGGCCATGACGCCTTCCTGGTCGAGCTGGCCAAGTATGGCCTTAGCCGTCGCGATCTCGCGGCCAACCTCAACCTCTTTTCGCGCGTCGAGAGCGATGACGGGGGCAGACTGCGCTACGTGCCTGGTCACTGCCAGCCCGGTGCAAGCGTCACGCTACGTTTCGAGATGGACACTCTGGTGCTATTGCACACCTGCCCACATCCGCTGGATCCAAGTCTCGAATATCCGCGCCGCGGCGTGGAGATCGCACTGGGCACTGCGCAGCCCCCCACCGAGGAGGATATCTGCTACCGCTCGCGACCGGAGAACGCTCGCGGCTTCGAAAACAATCGCCTCTACCACCTCGGTCTGTAA
- a CDS encoding urea amidolyase associated protein UAAP2 has protein sequence MIIASTLRPENALSRTTVDAGDHFIGIVKAGQTLRILDLEGNQAADTLFFNAHDSAERYSAMDTVREQGAVYLTAGSRLLSNDGNPMLTITADTCGRHDTLGGACASESNTVRYDLEKRHMHSCRDNWMLAIANHPEYGITKRDITHNINFFMNVPVTAEGGLTFEDGISAPGKYVEMVAEMDVVVLVSNCPQLNNPCNGYNPTPIELLIWK, from the coding sequence ATGATCATCGCAAGCACCCTACGTCCCGAGAATGCGCTCAGTCGCACTACCGTCGACGCCGGCGATCACTTCATCGGCATCGTCAAGGCCGGCCAGACCCTACGTATCCTCGACCTGGAGGGCAATCAGGCCGCCGACACCCTGTTCTTCAATGCCCATGACAGCGCCGAGCGCTACAGCGCCATGGACACGGTTCGCGAGCAGGGCGCTGTCTATCTCACCGCCGGCTCGCGCCTGCTCTCCAACGACGGCAACCCGATGCTGACCATCACCGCCGATACCTGCGGGCGTCACGACACCCTGGGTGGCGCCTGTGCCAGCGAAAGCAACACCGTGCGCTACGACTTGGAGAAGCGCCACATGCACTCCTGCCGGGACAACTGGATGCTGGCAATCGCCAATCATCCCGAGTATGGCATCACCAAGCGCGACATCACCCACAACATCAACTTCTTCATGAACGTGCCGGTCACCGCCGAGGGCGGCCTGACCTTCGAGGATGGTATCTCGGCACCCGGCAAGTACGTGGAGATGGTTGCCGAGATGGATGTGGTGGTGCTGGTCTCCAACTGCCCCCAGCTCAACAACCCTTGCAACGGCTACAACCCGACGCCCATCGAACTGCTGATCTGGAAATAA
- the uca gene encoding urea carboxylase produces the protein MFSKVLIANRGAIAARILRTLKQLGTGSVVVYAEADRDAPYVHQADEAWSLGEGGAADTYLDIGKLIDIARQSGAEAVHPGYGFLSENTRFIAACEAAGLAFLGPTADQIRDFGLKHEARALAERAGVPLVPGSGLLASVEEAVTEAARIGYPVMLKSTAGGGGIGMQVCEDAPALERAFDSVRGLGERNFGDGSVFLEAYIARARHLEVQLFGDGRGKVVALGERDCSTQRRHQKVLEECPAPNLPERVRSELHATAVRLGEAVNYRNAGTVEFIYDAERKTFYFLEVNTRLQVEHGVTEEVYGVDLVEWMVRLGADELPDLDILTRDLAPQGHAIQARLYAEDPSHDFRPSAGLLTEVAFPKTPGLRVDHAIEAGLEVSALFDPMLAKIIVHAKDRDNAIERLADVLEQSSVYGIATNRRWLSHVLRNARFRTAEVHTRWLGELDWAPPAIEVLSAGTMTTIQDYPGRQGHWDVGVPPSGPFDDWSFRLGNRLLDNPADAAGLEITLTGPTLRFHRATQIALAGAELPTTLDGDPVAFWQVLDVPAGATLALGKASAGARAYLLVRGGIDCPAYLGSKATFTLGQFGGHAGRALRSGDMLDLPELDAAPPRALPEALKPPIGGKEASHDWEIAVLYGPHGAPDFFTEADIDTFFAHAWEVHYNSSRTGVRLIGPRPEWARADGGEAGLHPSNIHDNAYAFGTIDFTGDMPVILGPDGPSLGGFVCPATVVRAERWKLGQLTAGDRIRFVPVDLAIARQLEARQQAQLASLSEQPAIAVEERRGSPILRDVPAETAGERIVYRRAGDDFLLVEFGAMELDIALRFRAHAWMLWLQKNALPGLRELTPGIRSLQVHYEPSELALDKLLAHLERAERELRDVEALEVEARTVHLPLSWDDPACQEAIDKYQRSVRPDAPWCPSNLEFIRRINGLDAIEQVRDIVFNARYLVMGLGDVYLGAPVATPLDPSQRLVTTKYNPARTWTAENSVGIGGAYLCVYGMEGPGGYQFVGRTLQMWNRYRQTEYFESPWLLRFFDQLCFFEVSHEELTQIRRDFPHGRYPLEIETTHFKLADYQADIDARAEKIAVFRERRETAFQQEMANWRASGQLTFEDQAPVTLEAAELGAGESGIDSPVTGSLWKLLISEGDSVEAGQVIALVESMKMEVEVTAFQAGRVARLPIHEGAAVAPGQPLVILTALEEGMA, from the coding sequence ATGTTCTCCAAGGTCCTGATCGCCAATCGCGGCGCCATCGCCGCCAGAATTCTACGTACCCTCAAACAGCTGGGCACCGGTTCGGTCGTCGTGTATGCCGAGGCCGATCGAGACGCCCCCTACGTCCATCAGGCCGACGAGGCGTGGTCGCTGGGTGAAGGCGGTGCCGCCGACACCTACCTGGATATCGGCAAGCTGATCGACATCGCCAGGCAGAGCGGCGCCGAGGCGGTGCATCCCGGCTACGGCTTTCTCTCCGAGAACACCCGCTTCATCGCCGCCTGCGAGGCGGCCGGGCTGGCGTTTCTTGGCCCCACTGCCGATCAGATCCGCGATTTTGGCTTAAAACACGAGGCACGTGCCTTGGCCGAGCGTGCCGGCGTACCGTTGGTGCCGGGCTCCGGCCTTCTCGCCAGCGTCGAAGAGGCCGTTACCGAGGCTGCACGCATCGGCTATCCGGTGATGCTCAAGTCCACCGCCGGCGGCGGCGGCATCGGCATGCAGGTCTGCGAGGATGCACCGGCCCTCGAGCGCGCCTTCGACTCGGTACGCGGCCTGGGCGAGCGCAACTTCGGCGATGGCAGCGTCTTCCTTGAAGCCTATATCGCCCGTGCGCGTCATCTCGAAGTGCAACTGTTCGGCGATGGCCGGGGTAAGGTCGTGGCACTCGGCGAACGTGACTGCTCCACCCAGCGCCGTCACCAGAAGGTGCTCGAGGAGTGCCCGGCTCCCAACTTGCCCGAGCGCGTGCGCAGCGAGCTGCACGCCACCGCCGTGCGCCTGGGCGAGGCAGTCAATTACCGCAATGCCGGGACCGTGGAGTTCATTTACGATGCCGAGCGCAAGACATTCTACTTTCTCGAGGTCAACACTCGGCTGCAGGTCGAGCATGGTGTTACCGAGGAGGTGTATGGCGTGGATCTCGTTGAATGGATGGTGCGTCTCGGCGCCGACGAACTTCCCGATCTCGACATATTGACCCGAGACCTCGCCCCGCAAGGCCACGCCATCCAGGCGCGTCTCTACGCCGAGGACCCGAGCCACGATTTCCGCCCCAGCGCTGGGCTGCTCACCGAAGTGGCATTCCCCAAGACGCCAGGCCTGCGCGTCGATCATGCCATTGAGGCGGGGCTTGAGGTCTCGGCGCTGTTCGATCCGATGCTCGCCAAGATAATCGTGCATGCCAAAGATCGCGATAACGCCATCGAGCGCCTGGCCGACGTGCTTGAGCAGTCCAGCGTCTATGGCATCGCCACCAACCGCCGCTGGCTCTCGCATGTGCTGCGTAATGCCCGCTTCCGGACGGCTGAGGTGCACACCCGTTGGCTGGGCGAACTCGACTGGGCGCCACCGGCCATCGAGGTGCTCAGCGCCGGCACCATGACCACGATCCAGGACTATCCCGGGCGCCAGGGGCATTGGGACGTGGGCGTGCCGCCCTCCGGCCCCTTCGACGACTGGTCGTTCCGCCTCGGCAACCGCCTGCTCGACAACCCGGCTGACGCCGCCGGGCTCGAGATCACCCTGACCGGCCCCACGCTGCGCTTTCATCGCGCCACCCAGATCGCGCTTGCCGGAGCAGAACTGCCCACCACCCTCGATGGCGACCCCGTGGCGTTCTGGCAGGTGCTCGACGTGCCCGCCGGAGCGACCCTCGCGCTGGGCAAGGCCAGCGCCGGTGCGCGTGCCTATCTACTGGTACGCGGCGGCATCGATTGCCCTGCCTACCTCGGTTCGAAAGCCACCTTCACCCTCGGCCAGTTCGGCGGCCACGCTGGGCGCGCCCTGCGCAGCGGCGACATGCTCGACCTGCCCGAGCTGGACGCTGCGCCGCCGCGTGCTCTGCCCGAGGCGCTCAAACCCCCAATCGGCGGCAAGGAGGCGAGCCATGACTGGGAGATCGCCGTGCTATACGGCCCGCATGGCGCGCCGGACTTCTTCACAGAAGCCGACATCGACACTTTCTTCGCCCATGCCTGGGAAGTGCACTACAACTCCAGCCGCACCGGCGTGCGCCTGATCGGTCCGCGTCCCGAATGGGCACGTGCTGACGGCGGCGAGGCCGGCCTGCACCCCTCGAACATTCACGATAATGCCTACGCCTTCGGTACCATCGACTTCACCGGCGACATGCCGGTGATCCTCGGTCCCGATGGCCCCTCGCTGGGCGGCTTCGTCTGCCCCGCCACGGTGGTGCGCGCCGAGCGCTGGAAACTCGGCCAGCTCACCGCCGGCGACCGCATTCGCTTCGTGCCAGTGGATCTGGCCATCGCCCGCCAGTTGGAAGCGCGCCAGCAAGCCCAGCTCGCTTCCCTTAGCGAGCAGCCGGCCATCGCTGTCGAAGAACGTCGCGGCAGCCCCATTCTGCGCGACGTGCCGGCCGAGACTGCCGGCGAGCGCATCGTCTACCGCCGTGCCGGCGACGACTTCTTGCTGGTCGAGTTCGGTGCCATGGAGCTGGACATTGCGCTGCGCTTTCGTGCCCATGCCTGGATGCTATGGCTTCAGAAAAACGCGCTACCGGGCCTGCGTGAGCTGACGCCCGGCATTCGCTCGCTGCAGGTCCACTACGAACCCAGCGAACTCGCGCTCGACAAGTTGCTTGCCCACCTGGAACGCGCCGAGCGCGAGCTGCGCGACGTCGAAGCACTCGAGGTCGAGGCGCGTACCGTGCACCTGCCGCTCTCCTGGGACGATCCGGCCTGCCAGGAAGCCATCGACAAGTATCAGAGAAGCGTGCGCCCGGATGCGCCCTGGTGCCCAAGCAACCTGGAGTTCATTCGTCGTATCAATGGGCTGGATGCCATCGAGCAGGTGCGCGACATCGTTTTCAATGCCCGCTACCTGGTGATGGGCCTGGGCGACGTCTACCTCGGTGCACCGGTGGCCACGCCGCTCGACCCCTCCCAGCGACTGGTCACCACCAAGTACAACCCGGCACGCACCTGGACCGCCGAGAACTCGGTGGGCATCGGCGGCGCCTATCTGTGCGTCTACGGCATGGAAGGGCCCGGCGGCTATCAGTTCGTCGGCCGCACCCTGCAGATGTGGAACCGTTACCGCCAGACCGAATATTTCGAGAGTCCCTGGCTGCTGCGCTTCTTCGATCAGCTGTGCTTCTTCGAGGTCAGCCACGAGGAGCTCACGCAGATTCGCCGTGACTTCCCCCATGGGCGCTATCCGCTCGAGATCGAGACCACGCACTTCAAACTCGCCGACTACCAGGCCGATATCGACGCCCGCGCCGAGAAGATTGCCGTGTTCCGGGAACGCCGCGAGACCGCCTTCCAGCAGGAGATGGCCAACTGGCGCGCCAGCGGCCAGCTCACCTTCGAAGACCAGGCCCCCGTGACCCTTGAGGCCGCCGAGCTTGGTGCGGGAGAGAGCGGCATCGACAGCCCCGTGACCGGCAGCCTGTGGAAGCTTCTGATCAGCGAGGGCGACTCGGTCGAAGCCGGCCAGGTCATCGCCCTGGTCGAATCGATGAAGATGGAGGTCGAGGTCACCGCCTTTCAGGCGGGCCGCGTGGCGCGGCTACCGATACACGAGGGAGCGGCCGTGGCCCCGGGCCAGCCACTGGTAATTCTGACCGCACTTGAGGAGGGCATGGCATGA
- a CDS encoding isopenicillin N synthase family oxygenase: protein MSAPQPDTRLEEFQSIPVIDIQALLGDDIEARQAVASELGRAAREVGFFQIVGHGISRAMRKNLIEQAKAFFAQPLDAKMMRYIGNYDHHRGYVPQGEEAPDPNKRDLKEAFDLAFELPADDPGVRAGTPLLGPNPWPDLDGFREPVEAYYQATYQVGRALMRGFALTLGLPEEHFLRYVNKPPSQLRLIHYPFDPHAEDVQGIGAHTDYECFTLLLPTAPGLEVMNGAGEWIEVPYRDDALVINIGDMLEIWTNGEFVATSHRVRKVKEERYSFPLFFACDYHTVVAPLPELVARHGGEPRYAPLKAGDHLYAQTIQTFRYLQQRLARGEIDLPEGARNVGTLGQHGRHQEADT from the coding sequence ATGAGCGCACCGCAACCCGATACCCGCCTGGAGGAGTTCCAATCCATCCCGGTGATCGATATCCAGGCGCTGCTCGGCGATGACATCGAGGCCCGCCAGGCAGTCGCCAGCGAGCTCGGCCGTGCCGCTCGCGAGGTCGGTTTCTTCCAGATTGTCGGCCACGGCATTTCCCGAGCAATGCGGAAAAACCTGATCGAGCAAGCCAAGGCATTTTTTGCCCAGCCGCTCGACGCCAAGATGATGCGCTACATCGGTAATTACGATCATCACCGCGGCTATGTACCCCAAGGGGAGGAGGCACCCGACCCCAACAAGCGCGACCTCAAGGAAGCCTTCGACCTGGCCTTCGAACTGCCCGCCGACGACCCGGGCGTGCGCGCCGGCACCCCGCTGCTCGGCCCCAACCCCTGGCCGGATCTTGACGGCTTCCGCGAGCCCGTCGAAGCGTATTATCAGGCCACCTACCAGGTCGGGCGGGCGTTGATGCGCGGCTTCGCGCTGACGCTCGGCCTGCCAGAAGAGCACTTTCTGCGTTACGTCAACAAGCCACCCAGTCAGCTGCGCTTGATCCACTACCCCTTCGACCCCCATGCCGAGGATGTTCAGGGCATCGGCGCGCACACCGACTACGAGTGCTTCACTCTGCTGCTGCCCACCGCACCCGGGCTCGAGGTGATGAACGGTGCCGGCGAATGGATCGAGGTGCCCTACCGCGATGACGCCTTGGTGATCAATATTGGCGACATGCTGGAGATCTGGACCAACGGTGAGTTCGTCGCCACCTCGCACCGGGTACGCAAGGTGAAGGAGGAGCGCTATTCGTTTCCGCTGTTCTTCGCCTGCGACTACCACACCGTGGTGGCACCGTTGCCCGAACTGGTGGCACGACACGGCGGCGAGCCCCGCTACGCTCCACTCAAGGCCGGCGATCATCTCTATGCCCAAACCATCCAGACCTTCCGCTACCTGCAACAGCGCCTGGCGCGCGGTGAGATCGACCTGCCCGAAGGCGCACGAAATGTGGGCACTCTCGGCCAGCACGGTCGCCATCAGGAGGCAGACACATGA
- the atzF gene encoding allophanate hydrolase, with product MSAQRLDINSLHAAYRRGEFTPKSLIDTLLTEADERGHDPAWITRLSREQVAPYLARLESESPDTLPLYGIPFAIKDNIDLAGVPTTAGCPAFAYTPDEHAFVVKQLIDAGAIPLGKTNLDQFATGLVGERALDVYGVPGNAFDADYIPGGSSSGSAVVTAAAQVSFALGTDTAGSGRVPACFHNLFGVKPSLGLLSTRGVVPACATLDTISLFALSADDAQAVFRVASAFDPECAWSRRHDFAVHCKRYGQTPSRFRFGVPPEAQWHTDEAYTTGMHAAIAEFEALGGEKVELDCSSLLAAARLLYEGPWVAERYHAIRDLLASNPNAVHPVTHQITEGGATPLAVDAFDARYQLAEYKRQADALLAEVDVMLSPTTVTHPTKLEVADNPIGVNSRLGTWTNFMNLLDYSALAVPTGFTESGLPFGVTLFGAAFDDLKLLSLGRALEARLMLPLGATTLARTALDDLAPAQDGTLELAVCGAHLDGLPLNHQLTQRGGVLVEVAASAPRYRLYALAGGPPARPAMVRDEYKGAAIEVEVWRLPIETLGSLLSGIPAPLGLGQVELAGGEWKTGFICAEGALHEGGDAQEVTQYGGWRGWLASQSK from the coding sequence ATGAGCGCTCAACGCCTGGATATCAACTCCCTGCACGCTGCCTATCGTCGCGGCGAATTCACCCCGAAGTCACTCATCGACACCTTGCTCACCGAGGCTGACGAGCGAGGACACGACCCGGCCTGGATCACCCGCCTGTCCCGCGAGCAGGTCGCACCCTATCTCGCCCGCCTGGAGAGCGAATCGCCGGACACTCTGCCGCTTTACGGCATCCCTTTTGCGATCAAGGACAATATCGACCTGGCGGGCGTGCCGACCACCGCCGGCTGCCCCGCCTTTGCCTATACCCCGGATGAGCATGCCTTCGTGGTGAAGCAGTTGATCGATGCCGGCGCCATTCCGCTGGGCAAGACCAACCTAGATCAGTTCGCCACCGGCCTGGTCGGCGAGCGAGCGCTCGACGTCTATGGCGTACCGGGCAACGCCTTCGATGCCGACTACATTCCCGGCGGCTCGAGCAGCGGCTCTGCGGTGGTGACCGCCGCCGCCCAGGTGAGCTTCGCGCTGGGGACCGACACTGCCGGCTCGGGGCGCGTTCCGGCCTGCTTCCATAACCTGTTCGGCGTCAAGCCCAGTCTGGGGCTTCTCAGCACCCGCGGCGTGGTGCCGGCCTGTGCCACGCTCGACACCATCAGCCTGTTTGCGCTGAGTGCCGACGATGCCCAGGCCGTATTCAGGGTGGCCAGTGCCTTCGACCCCGAGTGCGCCTGGTCGAGGCGACACGATTTCGCCGTGCACTGCAAGCGCTACGGTCAGACGCCCTCGCGTTTTCGCTTCGGCGTGCCGCCCGAAGCGCAGTGGCATACCGACGAGGCGTACACGACCGGCATGCACGCAGCGATCGCCGAATTCGAGGCCCTGGGCGGCGAAAAAGTCGAGCTCGACTGCTCCTCGCTGCTCGCCGCCGCCCGGCTGCTCTACGAGGGCCCTTGGGTCGCCGAGCGCTATCACGCCATTCGTGACCTGCTCGCAAGTAATCCCAACGCCGTGCATCCGGTAACCCACCAGATCACCGAAGGCGGCGCCACGCCGCTCGCCGTGGATGCCTTCGACGCCCGCTACCAGCTCGCCGAGTACAAGCGTCAGGCCGACGCCCTGCTGGCCGAGGTGGATGTGATGCTCTCGCCCACCACCGTGACCCACCCCACCAAGCTGGAAGTGGCGGATAATCCGATCGGCGTGAACTCGCGACTCGGCACCTGGACCAACTTCATGAACCTGCTCGATTACAGCGCCCTTGCCGTACCCACCGGGTTCACCGAGTCCGGCCTGCCCTTCGGCGTGACGCTGTTCGGTGCGGCATTCGACGATCTCAAGCTGCTCTCGCTCGGCCGCGCCCTGGAGGCCCGGTTGATGCTGCCGCTGGGCGCGACCACGCTTGCGCGTACCGCCTTGGACGATCTCGCACCGGCCCAGGATGGCACGCTGGAACTGGCGGTATGTGGTGCGCATCTTGATGGCCTTCCGCTCAACCATCAACTCACCCAGCGTGGCGGCGTACTGGTCGAGGTAGCCGCAAGTGCGCCGCGCTACCGCCTCTACGCCCTCGCCGGCGGCCCGCCTGCACGGCCGGCGATGGTGCGAGACGAATACAAGGGCGCCGCCATTGAGGTAGAGGTGTGGCGACTGCCCATCGAGACGCTCGGTAGCTTGCTCTCCGGGATTCCAGCCCCGCTCGGCCTAGGGCAGGTGGAACTGGCCGGCGGCGAGTGGAAAACCGGTTTCATCTGCGCCGAAGGCGCACTGCATGAAGGTGGAGATGCCCAGGAGGTCACTCAATATGGCGGGTGGAGAGGGTGGCTTGCCAGCCAGTCCAAGTGA